The following proteins are encoded in a genomic region of Actinomadura sp. NAK00032:
- the mfd gene encoding transcription-repair coupling factor — MTLSGLVDLACTDSGLEQALRRARADQEVVAPGALWPVLAAALSRALRDRGGDGGNGDGGGGGTVLAVTATGREAEDLTAALSSLIDPARVAHFPAWETLPHEKLSPRSDTVGQRLAVLRRLVHPGAGGPPTEEEAQEGSAKGGALDVVVTPVRAVLQPIVAGLADLEPVRLVSGGDADMDEAVRRLVEAGYHRVDLVEKRGEIAVRGGILDVFPPTEEHPLRVEFWGDTVEEIRYFKAADQRSLEVAQGGLWAPPCRELPLTEQVRERAKLLAEEHPALEEILGRIADGDTVEGMEAFSPVLAERMELLTDLLPDGSALLVCEPERIRTRAVELVRTSQEFLEASWVNAAAGGEAPIDLGAAAFRSLEEVREHSTELGLPRWSVTALNPEGDALSLGAVPAEAYRGDTSRVVGDLKGWIDGGWRVVMVTAGHGPAERLVQLVGEEGIGARRADLAAPPEPSVVTVATGLLENGFVWESVKLAVLTETDLSGQKSSTKDARRMPSRRRGGIDPLQLKAGDYVVHEQHGVGRYVEMVSRTVQGATREYLILEYAKSDRLFVPTDQLEELTRYVGGEAPSLHRLGGADWQKAKSRARKAVKQIAGELIRLYSARMASPGHPFAPDTPWQRELEDAFPYNETPDQLAAIDEVKGDMEKPTPMDRLICGDVGYGKTEIAVRAAFKAVQDGRQVAVLVPTTLLVQQHMSTFSERFAAFPVVVKPISRFQTDKEIEETLRGLSDGTVDVVVGTHRILSSQTRFKNLGLVIIDEEQRFGVEHKEELKRLRTQVDVLAMSATPIPRTLEMGLTGIREMSTILTPPEERHPVLTFVGPYEEKQIAAAIRRELLREGQVFFVHNRVRSINKVAANLARLVPEARVAVAHGQMNENELEKVMVDFWEKNYDVLVATTIVESGLDVPNANTLIVDRADMYGLSQLHQLRGRVGRGRERAYAYFLYQPEQPLTETAHERLATLAQHTEVGAGMYVAMKDLEIRGAGNILGAEQSGHVAGVGFDLYVRMVGEAVRDLKEGGAGAAESVETKVELPVDAHLPHEYVPGERLRLDAYRRIAAITSDDEIGAVHDELKDRFGPLPVPVLNLLEVARFRAKARRAGLSDVTLQGNFVKFTPVNLPDSKQVRLQRLYPKSILKPATDTLLVPMPKTAPLGGRPLRDQELLTWATGLVEALFLEPASTAAKR; from the coding sequence ATGACGCTTTCTGGACTTGTTGACCTTGCGTGTACCGACTCCGGGCTGGAGCAGGCCCTGCGGCGGGCGCGCGCCGACCAGGAGGTCGTGGCGCCGGGCGCGCTCTGGCCGGTCCTCGCCGCCGCGCTGAGCCGCGCCCTGCGCGACCGCGGCGGCGACGGCGGCAACGGTGACGGCGGTGGCGGCGGCACGGTGCTCGCGGTGACCGCGACCGGCCGCGAGGCCGAGGACCTGACCGCCGCGCTGTCGAGCCTGATCGACCCGGCGCGGGTCGCGCACTTCCCGGCGTGGGAGACGCTGCCGCACGAGAAGCTGTCGCCGCGCTCGGACACCGTCGGGCAGCGGCTCGCGGTGCTGCGCCGCCTCGTCCACCCGGGCGCCGGCGGCCCGCCCACCGAGGAGGAGGCGCAGGAGGGGTCGGCGAAGGGCGGCGCGCTGGACGTCGTCGTGACGCCGGTCCGCGCCGTCCTGCAGCCCATCGTGGCGGGCCTCGCCGACCTGGAGCCGGTGCGGCTCGTCTCCGGCGGGGACGCCGACATGGACGAGGCCGTCCGCCGCCTGGTGGAGGCCGGGTACCACCGCGTCGACCTGGTGGAGAAGCGCGGCGAGATCGCGGTGCGCGGCGGGATCCTGGACGTGTTCCCGCCCACCGAGGAGCACCCGCTGCGGGTGGAGTTCTGGGGCGACACCGTCGAGGAGATCCGCTACTTCAAGGCCGCCGACCAGCGGTCGCTGGAGGTCGCGCAGGGCGGGCTGTGGGCGCCGCCGTGCCGCGAGCTGCCGCTGACCGAGCAGGTGCGCGAGCGCGCGAAGCTGCTCGCCGAGGAGCACCCGGCGCTGGAGGAGATCCTCGGCCGGATCGCCGACGGCGACACCGTCGAGGGCATGGAGGCGTTCTCGCCCGTCCTCGCCGAGCGGATGGAGCTGCTCACCGACCTGCTGCCGGACGGGTCGGCGCTGCTGGTGTGCGAGCCGGAGCGGATCCGGACCCGGGCGGTGGAGCTGGTCCGCACGAGCCAGGAGTTCCTGGAGGCGAGCTGGGTCAACGCCGCTGCCGGGGGAGAGGCGCCGATCGACCTCGGCGCCGCCGCGTTCCGCTCGCTGGAGGAGGTCCGCGAGCACAGCACGGAGCTGGGGCTGCCGCGCTGGAGCGTGACGGCGCTCAATCCCGAAGGCGACGCGCTGAGCCTGGGCGCGGTCCCGGCGGAGGCGTACCGGGGCGACACGTCCCGCGTCGTCGGCGACCTGAAGGGCTGGATCGACGGCGGCTGGCGCGTCGTGATGGTCACCGCCGGGCACGGGCCCGCCGAGCGGCTCGTCCAGCTCGTCGGGGAGGAGGGCATCGGAGCGCGGCGCGCCGACCTCGCGGCGCCGCCCGAGCCGTCCGTGGTGACCGTCGCGACGGGGCTGCTGGAGAACGGCTTCGTCTGGGAGTCGGTCAAGCTCGCGGTGCTGACCGAGACCGACCTGTCCGGCCAGAAGTCCTCCACCAAGGACGCGCGGCGCATGCCGTCGCGGCGGCGCGGCGGCATCGACCCGCTGCAGCTCAAGGCGGGCGACTACGTCGTGCACGAGCAGCACGGCGTCGGCCGGTACGTGGAGATGGTCAGCCGGACGGTGCAGGGCGCCACCCGTGAGTACCTGATCCTGGAGTACGCCAAGAGCGACCGGCTGTTCGTCCCGACCGACCAGCTGGAGGAGCTGACCCGCTACGTCGGCGGCGAGGCGCCGAGCCTGCACCGGCTCGGCGGCGCCGACTGGCAGAAGGCCAAGTCCCGCGCCCGCAAGGCGGTCAAGCAGATCGCCGGGGAGCTGATCCGGCTGTACTCGGCGCGGATGGCGAGCCCCGGCCACCCGTTCGCGCCCGACACGCCCTGGCAGCGCGAGCTGGAGGACGCGTTCCCCTACAACGAGACGCCCGACCAGCTGGCCGCCATCGACGAGGTCAAGGGCGACATGGAGAAGCCCACCCCGATGGACCGGCTGATCTGCGGCGACGTCGGCTACGGCAAGACCGAGATCGCGGTGCGGGCGGCGTTCAAGGCGGTGCAGGACGGCCGGCAGGTCGCGGTGCTCGTCCCGACGACGCTGCTGGTGCAGCAGCACATGTCGACGTTCAGCGAGCGGTTCGCGGCGTTCCCCGTCGTGGTGAAGCCGATCAGCCGGTTCCAGACCGACAAGGAGATCGAGGAGACGCTGCGCGGGCTGTCGGACGGCACCGTGGACGTCGTCGTCGGCACGCACCGCATCCTGTCGTCGCAGACCCGGTTCAAGAACCTCGGGCTCGTCATCATCGACGAGGAGCAGCGGTTCGGCGTCGAGCACAAGGAGGAGCTGAAGCGGCTCCGGACGCAGGTGGACGTGCTCGCCATGTCCGCGACGCCGATCCCGCGCACGCTGGAGATGGGGCTGACCGGCATCCGGGAGATGTCGACGATCCTCACCCCGCCGGAGGAGCGGCACCCGGTGCTGACGTTCGTCGGCCCGTACGAGGAGAAGCAGATCGCCGCCGCGATCCGCCGCGAGCTGCTGCGCGAGGGCCAGGTGTTCTTCGTGCACAACCGGGTCCGCTCGATCAACAAGGTCGCGGCGAACCTGGCCCGGCTCGTCCCGGAGGCGCGGGTCGCGGTCGCGCACGGGCAGATGAACGAGAACGAGCTCGAGAAGGTCATGGTCGACTTCTGGGAGAAGAACTACGACGTCCTCGTCGCGACCACGATCGTCGAGTCCGGCCTGGACGTGCCGAACGCCAACACCCTCATCGTCGACCGCGCCGACATGTACGGGCTGTCGCAGCTGCACCAGCTGCGCGGGCGCGTCGGGCGCGGCCGGGAGCGCGCGTACGCCTACTTCCTGTACCAGCCGGAGCAGCCGCTGACCGAGACCGCGCACGAGCGGCTCGCGACGCTGGCGCAGCACACCGAGGTCGGCGCGGGCATGTACGTCGCGATGAAGGACCTGGAGATCCGGGGCGCGGGCAACATCCTCGGCGCGGAGCAGTCCGGGCACGTCGCCGGGGTCGGGTTCGACCTGTACGTCCGGATGGTCGGGGAGGCCGTCCGGGACCTGAAGGAGGGCGGCGCCGGCGCGGCCGAGTCCGTCGAGACGAAGGTCGAGCTGCCCGTCGACGCGCACCTGCCGCACGAGTACGTGCCGGGGGAGCGGCTCCGGCTGGACGCCTACCGCCGCATCGCCGCGATCACCTCCGACGACGAGATCGGCGCCGTGCACGACGAGCTGAAGGACCGCTTCGGCCCGCTGCCCGTCCCGGTGCTGAACCTGCTGGAGGTGGCGCGGTTCCGCGCGAAGGCGCGCCGGGCCGGGCTGAGCGACGTCACCCTGCAGGGCAACTTCGTGAAGTTCACGCCGGTGAACCTGCCCGACTCCAAGCAGGTCAGGCTCCAGCGGCTGTACCCGAAGAGCATCCTGAAGCCCGCGACCGACACCCTGCTGGTGCCGATGCCGAAGACCGCGCCGCTCGGCGGCCGGCCGCTGCGCGACCAGGAGCTGCTGACGTGGGCGACCGGCCTGGTCGAGGCGCTGTTCCTCGAACCGGCGTCCACCGCCGCCAAGCGGTAG
- a CDS encoding adenylyltransferase/cytidyltransferase family protein, which translates to MSAGVSGVVGYVPGAYDMFHIGHLNILRRARGECDRLIAGVVTDEVLERVKGRPPIVPLAERLAIVGSMECVDEVVTDVSSDKVVMWRELGFDVLFKGDDWKGTEKGDRLEADLGAVGVRVVYFPYTVHTSSTALRRMIAGT; encoded by the coding sequence GTGAGCGCCGGGGTGAGCGGGGTCGTCGGCTACGTGCCGGGCGCCTACGACATGTTCCACATCGGGCACCTGAACATCCTGCGGCGGGCGCGCGGCGAGTGCGACCGGCTGATCGCGGGCGTCGTCACCGACGAGGTGCTGGAGCGGGTGAAGGGCCGGCCTCCGATCGTCCCGCTGGCCGAGCGCCTGGCGATCGTCGGCAGCATGGAGTGCGTGGACGAGGTCGTCACCGACGTGTCCAGCGACAAGGTCGTCATGTGGCGCGAGCTCGGCTTCGACGTGCTGTTCAAGGGCGACGACTGGAAGGGCACCGAGAAGGGCGACCGGCTGGAGGCCGACCTCGGCGCGGTCGGGGTGCGGGTCGTCTACTTCCCCTACACGGTGCACACCTCCAGCACGGCGCTGCGGCGGATGATCGCGGGCACGTGA
- a CDS encoding transglycosylase domain-containing protein produces MPTGADGDPGNRDAGSGVPAPPRPRPHRILTASTTRAEKLRALRGLGALGGLAGVLVALMLLPTACTAGVGARDTARWFDSDPVNLTTSGVPQRSTILAADGSKLATFFYQNRVDVPLNKIAPVARTAVLAIEDSRFYEHGAIDLQGTLRALASNLSSGQVTQGGSGITQQYVKNLLLTQADNDEERQAAKEVTTARKIRELRYAVAVEEKFSKDEILRRYLNIAYYGDGAYGIEAASRHYFSKHASQLDLPQAALLAGIIRYPYAYDPTRHPGEARQRRDTVLDRMAALGWIDAAKAAEAKRRPIGLKIDNIRSGCVSSKAPFFCDYVQREILTNPVFGKTAKDREKLLKRGGLTIRTTMDPRAQKAAQRAVDRHVPPKNSAHKAAAEAMVEPGTGEIKAMVVDRDLGPDKERGKTWINFAADASHGSSIGMQAGSTFKAFTLAAALDEGMPFGTRLMAPRAYTPVGFRNCDGDRVGDPSASLRNAADGEGGRQFSLVTGTHHSVNTFFLALEKEVGLCDTVRMAERLGMKQANGKPLEQYPAFTLGFNPVSPLRLAAAYAAFGARGEYCEPVAIKSVKDAAGHKLKVPPRDCEQVLDEGVADAVNYVLKGVLTKGTARGMGLGRPAAGKTGTVDDFSAAWFAGYTPDLAAAVWVGDPRGGYRHPMENLCMDGRCYGAVFGATIPAPIWQQSMTGALRHTEPSSFHRPPSLYFSKGSGEDRVKVPDVRGMKLRDAVAKLRAAGFTTNVGAQVASDRYPKGTVAEMSPAPGPAEPGTTITLRASRGPERPEQPGDPEGPDGPQPPRPPVTIPPLPGDPARPPPP; encoded by the coding sequence GTGCCGACCGGGGCGGATGGTGACCCAGGGAATCGCGACGCGGGAAGCGGTGTCCCGGCTCCGCCGCGCCCTCGGCCGCACCGGATCCTGACCGCGTCCACGACCCGCGCCGAGAAGCTCCGCGCGCTGCGCGGGCTGGGCGCGCTCGGCGGCCTCGCCGGGGTGCTCGTGGCGCTGATGCTGCTGCCCACCGCGTGCACGGCGGGCGTCGGCGCCCGCGACACGGCCCGCTGGTTCGACAGCGACCCGGTGAACCTGACGACGTCCGGCGTCCCGCAGCGGTCCACGATCCTCGCCGCCGACGGCTCGAAGCTCGCGACGTTCTTCTACCAGAACCGGGTGGACGTCCCGCTCAACAAGATCGCGCCGGTCGCGCGCACGGCGGTGCTCGCCATCGAGGACAGCCGCTTCTACGAGCACGGCGCCATCGACCTCCAGGGCACGCTGCGGGCGCTGGCGAGCAACCTCAGCAGCGGGCAGGTCACGCAGGGCGGGTCCGGCATCACCCAGCAGTACGTGAAGAACCTGCTGCTCACCCAGGCCGACAACGACGAGGAGCGGCAGGCCGCCAAGGAGGTCACCACCGCCCGCAAGATCCGCGAGCTGCGCTACGCGGTCGCGGTGGAGGAGAAGTTCAGCAAGGACGAGATCCTGCGCCGCTACCTCAACATCGCCTACTACGGCGACGGCGCGTACGGCATCGAGGCCGCGTCCCGCCACTACTTCTCCAAGCACGCCTCCCAGCTGGACCTCCCCCAGGCGGCGCTGCTCGCCGGGATCATCCGCTACCCCTACGCCTACGACCCGACCCGGCACCCCGGCGAGGCCCGGCAGCGCCGCGACACCGTCCTGGACCGGATGGCCGCGCTCGGCTGGATCGACGCCGCCAAGGCGGCCGAGGCCAAGCGCCGGCCCATCGGGCTGAAGATCGACAACATCCGCAGCGGCTGCGTGTCCAGTAAGGCGCCGTTCTTCTGCGACTACGTGCAGCGCGAGATCCTCACCAACCCGGTGTTCGGCAAGACCGCCAAGGACCGGGAGAAGCTGCTCAAACGCGGCGGCCTCACGATCCGCACCACCATGGACCCGCGGGCGCAGAAGGCGGCGCAGCGCGCGGTGGACCGGCACGTCCCGCCGAAGAACTCCGCGCACAAGGCCGCCGCCGAGGCGATGGTCGAGCCGGGCACGGGCGAGATCAAGGCGATGGTCGTCGACCGCGACCTCGGGCCCGACAAGGAGCGCGGCAAGACCTGGATCAACTTCGCGGCCGACGCCAGCCACGGCTCCAGCATCGGCATGCAGGCCGGGTCGACGTTCAAGGCGTTCACGCTCGCCGCCGCGCTGGACGAGGGCATGCCGTTCGGCACCCGGCTGATGGCGCCGCGCGCCTACACCCCGGTCGGCTTCCGCAACTGCGACGGCGACCGGGTCGGCGACCCGAGCGCGTCGCTGCGCAACGCCGCCGACGGCGAGGGCGGCAGGCAGTTCAGCCTCGTCACCGGCACGCACCACTCGGTCAACACCTTCTTCCTCGCGCTGGAGAAGGAGGTCGGGCTCTGCGACACCGTCCGGATGGCCGAGCGGCTCGGGATGAAGCAGGCGAACGGCAAGCCGCTGGAGCAGTACCCGGCCTTCACGCTCGGCTTCAACCCCGTCTCCCCGCTGCGGCTCGCCGCCGCCTACGCCGCGTTCGGCGCGCGCGGCGAGTACTGCGAGCCGGTCGCCATCAAGTCCGTCAAGGACGCGGCGGGGCACAAGCTGAAGGTGCCGCCGCGCGACTGCGAGCAGGTGCTGGACGAGGGCGTCGCCGACGCCGTCAACTACGTGCTGAAGGGCGTCCTCACCAAGGGCACGGCGCGGGGGATGGGCCTCGGCCGGCCCGCCGCCGGCAAGACCGGAACCGTCGACGACTTCTCCGCCGCCTGGTTCGCCGGGTACACCCCGGACCTCGCGGCGGCCGTCTGGGTCGGCGACCCGCGCGGCGGCTACCGGCACCCGATGGAGAACCTCTGCATGGACGGACGGTGCTACGGCGCCGTGTTCGGCGCGACGATCCCCGCGCCGATCTGGCAGCAGAGCATGACGGGGGCGCTGCGCCACACCGAGCCGTCGTCGTTCCACCGGCCGCCGTCGCTCTACTTCAGCAAGGGGTCCGGCGAGGACCGGGTGAAGGTGCCCGACGTGCGCGGGATGAAGCTGAGGGACGCCGTCGCCAAGCTCCGCGCCGCGGGCTTCACCACCAACGTCGGCGCGCAGGTCGCCTCCGACCGGTACCCGAAGGGGACGGTGGCCGAGATGTCGCCCGCCCCCGGCCCGGCCGAGCCCGGCACGACCATCACGCTGCGCGCCAGCCGGGGCCCGGAGCGGCCCGAGCAGCCCGGGGACCCGGAGGGACCGGACGGCCCGCAGCCGCCGCGCCCGCCGGTGACGATCCCGCCGCTGCCCGGCGACCCGGCCCGGCCGCCGCCGCCGTGA
- a CDS encoding cell wall metabolism sensor histidine kinase WalK: MTLAAALVALVLSGVLCTVLLTLIRQQARTDTIRGLARDGRRVATALNTGTLHGPIAAPDGELLQVTDLHDRVLAASPRMRGRAPVRLPPLPPDDDRRDVRRCGLDAPGGRCFLIVEYQVGIGPSAKLVYSLAPEPGLVPQPVPAALLGLSVPLITGLVGYATWLSANRTLRPVDAIRRELDEITATDLERRVPVPARRDEVGLLAESVNATLDRLEQAVARQRGFVSDVSHELRSPLTALRMEVELALTAPEDADVPETLRAVLENTERLSAVVDDLLALARLEADRNFPREAVDLTELADEEVLRRPRRTQVTVLSEGSVTVDGGRSELARLLTNLLDNADRHAASEVTMILRAELPATAVVEVIDDGPGVPPEDRERVFERFTRLAEGRHRDAGGTGLGLAISRDIAVAHQGSLILTDRLDGRTGARFVLRLPRR; encoded by the coding sequence GTGACGCTGGCGGCCGCGCTGGTCGCGCTGGTGCTGTCCGGCGTGCTGTGCACGGTGCTGCTGACGCTGATCAGGCAGCAGGCGCGCACGGACACGATCCGCGGCCTGGCCCGCGACGGGCGCCGGGTGGCGACCGCGCTCAACACCGGCACGCTGCACGGCCCGATCGCGGCGCCCGACGGAGAGCTGCTCCAGGTCACCGACCTGCACGACCGGGTGCTCGCGGCGTCGCCGCGGATGCGCGGCCGGGCGCCGGTGCGGCTGCCGCCGCTGCCGCCCGACGACGACCGCCGCGACGTCCGCCGGTGCGGGCTCGACGCGCCCGGCGGGCGCTGCTTCCTCATCGTCGAGTACCAGGTCGGGATCGGGCCGTCGGCGAAGCTCGTCTACTCGCTGGCCCCCGAGCCGGGGCTGGTGCCGCAGCCGGTGCCGGCGGCGCTGCTCGGGCTCAGCGTCCCGCTCATCACCGGGCTCGTCGGCTACGCGACGTGGCTGTCGGCCAACCGGACGCTGCGGCCCGTCGACGCGATCCGCCGGGAGCTGGACGAGATCACCGCCACCGACCTGGAGCGCCGGGTGCCGGTGCCGGCCCGCCGCGACGAGGTGGGGCTGCTCGCCGAGAGCGTCAACGCGACCCTCGACCGGCTGGAGCAGGCGGTGGCCCGGCAGCGCGGGTTCGTCTCCGACGTCTCGCACGAGCTGCGCAGCCCCCTCACCGCGCTGCGGATGGAGGTGGAGCTGGCGCTGACCGCGCCGGAGGACGCCGACGTGCCGGAGACGCTGCGGGCCGTCCTGGAGAACACCGAGCGGCTGTCGGCGGTGGTGGACGACCTGCTGGCGCTGGCGCGGCTGGAGGCCGACCGCAACTTCCCGCGCGAGGCGGTGGACCTGACGGAGCTGGCGGACGAGGAGGTCCTGCGCCGTCCCCGGCGCACCCAGGTGACCGTCCTGTCGGAGGGCTCGGTGACGGTGGACGGCGGACGCAGCGAACTGGCCCGGTTGCTGACGAACCTGCTGGACAACGCCGACCGGCACGCGGCGTCGGAGGTGACGATGATCCTGCGCGCGGAGCTGCCCGCGACCGCCGTCGTCGAGGTGATCGACGACGGCCCGGGCGTCCCGCCGGAGGACCGCGAGCGGGTGTTCGAGCGGTTCACCCGGCTGGCCGAGGGCCGGCACCGCGACGCGGGCGGCACCGGCCTCGGCCTCGCGATCTCCCGGGACATCGCGGTGGCGCACCAGGGGTCGCTGATCCTCACCGACCGCCTGGACGGCCGCACCGGCGCCCGGTTCGTGCTGCGCCTCCCCCGCCGGTGA
- a CDS encoding NADP-dependent oxidoreductase has product MRAIAVSEYGATPAPMNLPRPEPGPGEILVKLIAAGLNPMDWKIADGLLKDSVDASFPLVIGQDGAGVVDAVGDGVTRLRHGEQVYGVFGAPERGLGSYAEYAIARDDGPVAKMPAGMIYTQAAAVPIASMSALAMVDRARVDAGQTVLVVGATGGTGQSAVQLAARAGAKVIATARDDMAGTMRRLGADETVDHSKGDLNGQVLAVHSGGVDAILDMASDTTAAEHLAQLLRPGGTYLSTVWAVNPDAMAARELRGINFEVAPSAELLDRLSDIIDAGELRVRVEWEAPFAEAAGALAANRAGGARGKTVIRI; this is encoded by the coding sequence ATGCGAGCCATCGCCGTGTCCGAGTACGGTGCCACGCCGGCGCCGATGAACCTGCCGCGCCCCGAGCCGGGGCCCGGCGAGATCCTGGTGAAGCTGATCGCGGCCGGGCTCAACCCGATGGACTGGAAGATCGCCGACGGGTTGCTCAAGGACTCCGTCGACGCGTCGTTCCCGCTGGTCATCGGCCAGGACGGCGCGGGCGTGGTGGACGCGGTCGGCGACGGAGTGACCCGGCTGCGGCACGGCGAGCAGGTCTACGGGGTCTTCGGCGCGCCCGAGCGCGGCCTCGGCAGCTACGCCGAGTACGCGATCGCCCGCGACGACGGGCCGGTCGCGAAGATGCCGGCGGGCATGATCTACACGCAGGCGGCGGCGGTGCCGATCGCGAGCATGAGCGCGCTCGCCATGGTGGACCGGGCGCGCGTCGACGCCGGGCAGACCGTGCTGGTCGTGGGCGCCACCGGCGGCACCGGGCAGAGCGCGGTGCAGCTCGCCGCCCGCGCGGGCGCCAAGGTGATCGCGACCGCCCGCGACGACATGGCGGGCACGATGCGGCGCCTCGGCGCGGACGAGACCGTCGACCACTCCAAGGGCGACCTCAACGGGCAGGTGCTGGCCGTCCACTCCGGCGGGGTCGACGCGATCCTCGACATGGCGAGCGACACGACCGCGGCCGAGCACCTCGCGCAGCTGCTGCGCCCCGGCGGCACCTACCTGAGCACCGTCTGGGCGGTGAACCCGGACGCGATGGCGGCGCGGGAGTTGCGCGGCATCAACTTCGAGGTCGCGCCGTCGGCGGAGCTGCTGGACCGGCTGTCGGACATCATCGACGCGGGGGAACTGCGCGTCCGGGTCGAGTGGGAGGCGCCGTTCGCCGAGGCCGCCGGCGCGCTGGCCGCCAACCGGGCCGGCGGCGCCCGCGGCAAGACCGTGATCCGCATCTGA
- a CDS encoding M48 family metallopeptidase has product MTVYEEFERATLFFDAKDYAGAARLLAPIVEGDPGNRAAVELLGRAYFHSAQLGRAEAVFRRLVDLDPCNGWAHEALARTLERRGRAAEAGRFRKLARAMGVEPAPGVEVSVTAADLA; this is encoded by the coding sequence ATGACCGTCTACGAGGAGTTCGAGCGCGCCACGCTGTTCTTCGACGCCAAGGACTACGCCGGCGCCGCGCGCCTGCTCGCCCCGATCGTCGAGGGCGACCCCGGCAACCGCGCCGCCGTCGAGCTGCTCGGCCGCGCCTACTTCCACAGCGCGCAGCTCGGCCGCGCCGAGGCGGTCTTCCGCCGCCTCGTGGACCTCGACCCCTGCAACGGCTGGGCCCACGAGGCGCTCGCCCGCACTCTGGAGCGGCGCGGGCGCGCGGCGGAGGCGGGCAGGTTCCGCAAGCTGGCCCGCGCGATGGGCGTCGAGCCCGCGCCCGGCGTCGAGGTCTCCGTCACCGCCGCCGACCTGGCCTGA
- a CDS encoding YabN family protein, which yields MALTLLATTHRVAPGLLTWRAWDALRSAGAVRLRDGHPLLPSLRDAGVAAETVAEPDAARLVADARAADVVWVAAPEGDEDLMREVGTLVVSDPLDVEVLHGSYDLPGARLLDLVSVMDTLRRECPWDRKQTHTTLVPYLLEEAYEVLDTIESGDYGALREELGDVLMQVAFHSVVAAERDDETAFTIDDVAAAIVEKLVRRHPHVFADVTVSGADEVNANWEQIKAAERAAKSGAEASALDGVPMGQPALSLAAQLQRRAARMEAPADLAAGLAGPGEAPGDDAAGANDLGSRLFALVREAVERGADPEAELRAVSRVFRERVQAWERRRQRA from the coding sequence ATGGCGCTGACACTGCTGGCGACCACGCACCGGGTCGCGCCGGGGCTGCTGACCTGGCGGGCGTGGGACGCGCTCCGCTCGGCGGGCGCCGTCCGGCTGCGCGACGGCCATCCGCTGCTGCCGTCGCTGCGCGACGCCGGGGTCGCCGCCGAGACCGTCGCCGAGCCCGACGCGGCGCGGCTGGTCGCGGACGCGCGGGCCGCCGACGTCGTGTGGGTCGCCGCCCCCGAGGGCGACGAGGACCTGATGCGCGAGGTCGGGACGCTCGTCGTCAGCGACCCGCTGGACGTCGAGGTGCTGCACGGCTCCTACGACCTGCCCGGCGCGCGGCTGCTCGACCTGGTCTCCGTCATGGACACGCTGCGCCGCGAATGCCCGTGGGACCGCAAGCAGACGCACACCACGCTCGTCCCGTACCTGCTGGAGGAGGCGTACGAGGTCCTCGACACGATCGAGTCGGGCGACTACGGCGCGCTCCGCGAGGAACTCGGCGACGTGCTGATGCAGGTGGCGTTCCACTCGGTGGTGGCCGCCGAGCGCGACGACGAGACCGCGTTCACCATCGACGACGTCGCCGCCGCGATCGTGGAGAAGCTGGTCCGCCGCCATCCGCACGTGTTCGCGGACGTGACCGTCTCCGGCGCCGACGAGGTCAACGCGAACTGGGAGCAGATCAAGGCGGCCGAGCGGGCGGCCAAGAGCGGCGCGGAGGCGTCCGCGCTGGACGGGGTGCCGATGGGGCAGCCCGCGCTGTCGCTGGCGGCGCAGCTCCAGCGCCGCGCGGCGCGGATGGAGGCCCCGGCCGACCTCGCCGCCGGCCTCGCCGGGCCCGGTGAGGCGCCCGGGGACGACGCGGCCGGGGCGAATGATCTGGGTTCGCGGCTTTTCGCCCTCGTCCGCGAGGCGGTGGAGCGGGGAGCCGACCCCGAAGCGGAGTTGCGCGCCGTTTCCCGGGTATTCCGCGAACGTGTCCAAGCGTGGGAACGACGGCGGCAGCGCGCCTGA
- a CDS encoding CDP-alcohol phosphatidyltransferase family protein, whose product MSGPSGFRDALSRLAMAQKTAKGAPAYSRFVNRKLGRLLAAASYVLGLTPNMVTGISAAFTFTGIALIALVDPAPWLGVAVCLALMVGYAFDAADGQLARLRGGGSMSGEYLDHMVDSAKISALHLAVLISWYRFGDLDEAAYLLIPVGFTVVAAVMFFGMILKDLLARAHRARTGAQVPPAAAPSLVRSLLVVPTDYGLLCVAFLLLGAPSVFRPLYGLIFLGNLLFLLAAAVKWFREVGALDAPAREREAALR is encoded by the coding sequence GTGAGCGGGCCCTCCGGTTTCCGGGACGCGCTGTCCCGGCTCGCCATGGCGCAGAAGACCGCCAAGGGCGCCCCGGCGTACTCGCGGTTCGTCAACCGCAAGCTGGGCCGGCTGCTGGCGGCCGCCTCCTACGTGCTCGGCCTGACCCCGAACATGGTGACGGGGATCAGCGCCGCGTTCACCTTCACCGGCATCGCGCTGATCGCGCTGGTGGATCCGGCGCCCTGGCTGGGCGTCGCGGTCTGCCTGGCGCTGATGGTCGGGTACGCCTTCGACGCGGCGGACGGCCAGCTGGCCCGGCTGCGCGGCGGCGGCTCGATGTCCGGCGAGTACCTCGACCACATGGTCGACAGCGCCAAGATCTCCGCGCTGCACCTGGCCGTGCTGATCTCCTGGTACCGGTTCGGCGACCTCGACGAGGCCGCGTACCTGCTGATCCCGGTCGGCTTCACGGTCGTGGCCGCGGTGATGTTCTTCGGCATGATCCTCAAGGACCTGCTGGCCCGCGCGCACCGCGCCCGGACCGGCGCGCAGGTGCCGCCCGCGGCCGCGCCGTCCCTGGTCCGCTCGCTGCTGGTCGTGCCCACCGACTACGGGCTGCTGTGCGTGGCGTTCCTGCTGCTCGGCGCGCCCTCGGTGTTCCGTCCGCTGTACGGGCTGATCTTCCTCGGCAACCTGCTGTTCCTGCTGGCCGCCGCCGTGAAGTGGTTCCGCGAGGTCGGCGCGCTGGACGCGCCGGCCCGTGAGCGCGAGGCGGCGCTGCGGTGA